A stretch of DNA from Maridesulfovibrio sp.:
CCTTCTCTGTCCTTTAAAACAAACTTAGCAATATCATCCAAGGGAAGCGTATTGGAGAACTTATGAGCGATAGCCCTATCAACAAGCCATTTAACGGGATTGCCTCCTTTTTTTTCATCAGGAATAGCCATTTGCAAGACAAGGCATCTCCGTAAAAAAGCCTTGGGCAACTCACGCTCTTCATTTGTCGTAATTATTATCAATGGATTTGGTACACCGGCACTAATAGCTACCGGGTCATCAAGATATGGGACTTCAAACTTACCTTCAGCCAATGCCTCCAGCATGGAATTAGGTACATCTGAATCAGCCTTATCAATTTCATCAATAAGAACAACCCAGCCATTAGCATTTACAGGCTGTTCTTTATTGTAATGCAAGGATGGGCAACAGCTCCCTTTACATTTTTCATACATACTTGCAGCCTGCTCAGGCTGAAAGGCCCACCACAAAATCCCAGGGGACAGATAATTTTCCTTATCGAGATTTATGCATTTTTTATCATTGTCATCCAAAGAGCACTTCAACTGGGCGTCGCTTAGACGTTTTACCCCATCGAACTGCCACATAAGATCATTGGGCTCTGTTCGTGCAGTCACAACCTCTGAAATAAGCGTCCGGCCATATTTTATTGCTGCAGCCCTTGCTAGGGAACTCTTTCCCACTCCCGGTTCACCTCGCACAAGCAACGGCCTACCTAACTCGATTGCCGCCTCAACAACAAATTTGTGGTTGGGGTCCCATTCGTAATTGTAATTGTCGCTCATATTTCCCCTCACTGTATTTCACATGTTGTCTTGATCGACCCTAACGCCGCAGTAAAATAATCAATATTAAGCAAACGCAAAGCATCCTGGCTCTCACTTCTAAGTATAAATCTCACGGGTTGAAACCTACTACTTAAATGTGACATAATTTCAATGCCATGCACTTCTTCTTCCAACATAATATAATAATATCTTGGCTGTTTACGCTTTGAGCTAGACTTCAGCTCTTGTTTTATTATTTCATCAGAAAATACGGTATCATTCGATCCAAACATTGAAACGCACAATTCCTTTGGGCAATGCTCGTTAAAATAATCATACGTTTCTCTTGGCACTGCGGAACTTATTCCTAAGCCAAGGCCTAGTTCATCCAAATATTCTCTGGACATATTTTCTAATCCCATCCCAACTTCTCCAATAGAAATAACCTTAGAACAAGGATTGGTCGGATCAGGGACACTCATGGTAACAGTGGAAATAATTATCTCAACCTCGTGCTTGGCAACCGTTCGGCACTTAAGCGCAAAGGATGCATTT
This window harbors:
- a CDS encoding MoxR family ATPase, encoding MSDNYNYEWDPNHKFVVEAAIELGRPLLVRGEPGVGKSSLARAAAIKYGRTLISEVVTARTEPNDLMWQFDGVKRLSDAQLKCSLDDNDKKCINLDKENYLSPGILWWAFQPEQAASMYEKCKGSCCPSLHYNKEQPVNANGWVVLIDEIDKADSDVPNSMLEALAEGKFEVPYLDDPVAISAGVPNPLIIITTNEERELPKAFLRRCLVLQMAIPDEKKGGNPVKWLVDRAIAHKFSNTLPLDDIAKFVLKDREGFRGRYKPGLSEYLDFVSAFDLSNKSKNLTKDQANDIFETISSFTLKKDAL